In Coregonus clupeaformis isolate EN_2021a chromosome 15, ASM2061545v1, whole genome shotgun sequence, one genomic interval encodes:
- the LOC123492581 gene encoding metabotropic glutamate receptor-like protein N, which yields MFLLHFISTGILCLPRPETLYLPRPDTVSPQTRDCISPDQRLYLPRPETLYLPRPETVSPQTRDSVSPQTRDSVSPQTRDSVSPQTRDSVSPQTRDSVSPQTRDSVSPQTRDSVSPQTRDSVSPQTRDSVSPQTRDSVSPQTRDCISQDQRLYLPRPETLYLPRPETLYLPRPPF from the exons ATGTTTCTGCTGCATTTTATTTCAACAGGAATCTTGTGTCTCCCCAGACCAGAGACTCTGTATCTCCCCAGACCAGATACTGTATCTCCCCAGACCAGAGACTGTATCTCCCCAGACCAGAGACTGTATCTCCCCAGACCAGAGACTCTGTATCTCCCCAGACCAGAGACTGTATCTCCCCAGACCAGAGACTCTGTATCTCCCCAGAC CAGAGACTCTGTATCTCCCCAGACCAGAGACTCTGTATCTCCCCAGACCAGAGACTCTGTATCTCCCCAGACCAGAGACTCTGTATCTCCCCAGACCAGAGACTCTGTATCTCCCCAGACCAGAGACTCTGTATCTCCCCAGACCAGAGACTCTGTATCTCCCCAGACCAGAGACTCTGTATCTCCCCAGACCAGAGACTCTGTATCTCCCCAGACCAGAGACTGTATCTCCCAAGACCAGAGACTGTATCTCCCCAGACCAGAGACTCTGTATCTCCCCAGACCAGAGACTCTGTATCTCCCCAGACCACCTTTTTAG